In Diaphorobacter ruginosibacter, the genomic stretch AGACCCAGGATTGCCGCGCGGTCACCGATGCGAGCACGGCCCGGGAGGTCGGCGACGAGCCCCTGCTGATCGCGCGCGCCACGCAACTGCCCGTGGTCGTCGCACGCCAACGCGCGCAAGCCGCACTGGCGCTGCTGGCCGAACACCCCGAGGTGGATGTGATCCTCTGCGATGACGGCCTGCAGCATCTGGCGCTGCAGCGCGATGTGGAGATCTGCGTGTTCAACGACGAGGGCGTCGGCAACGGCTGGCTGCTGCCCGCCGGCCCGCTGCGCGAACCCTGGCCACGCAACGTGGACCTGGTGCTCTACGCCGGCCGGGCGCCGGGCGGCAGCGCGCCCCAGTTCGAATTGCGGCGTGCGCTCGCCGACGAGGCCATCGACGCGGGTGGCCGCGGCGTGCCGCTGTCCGCGCTGCTCGCACGGCCTGTCGCGGCACTGGCCGGCATCGCCCGCCCCGAGGAATTCTTTGCCATGCTGCGCGCGCGCGGGCTGGTTCTCGCCGACACGCACGCTCTGCCTGATCACAGCGATTTCTCGGACTGGCAGCGCACCGGCGACAGCACCCTGCCGCTGCTATGCACCGAAAAGGATGCCACCAAACTGTGGCCCATCGAACCGCGTGCGCTGGCAGTGCCCCTGCTGGTGGAGTTGCCGCAGGCGTTTTTCGAGGCATTGGACCGGATACTCAGGCGGTATCATCAGCCACTCGTCAACACACATGAATGATCGGTGCGCCCGTGGCGCGCCGCCACAGGACCGCCATGGACCCCAAACTGCTTGAACTGCTGGTATGCCCCGTCACCAAAGGTCCCCTGACCTATGACCGCGACCGCCAGGAGCTGATCTCGCGCAGCGCGCGGCTGGCCTATCCGGTGCGTGACGGCATTCCGGTCATGCTCGAGAACGAAGCCCGCGAACTGACCGACGACGAACTCGAAGCATGAACACGGCCCGCACCACACAGGCACCGTTCACGGTGCTGATCCCCGCGCGCATGGCCTCTTCGCGCCTGCCCGACAAGCCGCTCGCCGACATCGGCGGTATGCCCATGGTGGTGCGGGTGGCGCAGCGCACGATGCAAAGCGGCGCAAGCCGGTCCGTCGTGGCGGCGGATGACCAGCGCATCGTCGATGCCTGCGCACTCCATGGCGTGCACGCCATCCTTACGCGGGCCGATCACCCGAGCGGCAGCGACCGGCTGGCCGAGGCCTGCGAGCAACTCGGCCTCGACGGCAGCGACATCGTGGTCAACGTACAGGGCGACGAGCCGCTGATCGATCCACGGCTGATCGATTCCGTGGCCACGATCCTCGGCGAGCGCACCGATGCCAGCATGGGCACGGCCGCGCACGCGATCGACTCCTACGAAGACTATGTGAATGCCAATGTGGTGAAGGTCGTGCTCGATGCCAAGGGCCTTGCGCACTACTTCAGCCGCTCGCCCATTCCCTTTGCCCGTGATGCCGCGCCCGGCACCGCCTGGTGGAAAGACACGGACCGTCTTCCGGCGGCAGCCCGGGGCATGCAGCCGCTGCGCCACATCGGCATCTACAGCTACCGCGCCGGCTTTCTGCGCCAGTTCCCCCAGCTGCCTGCGGCACCGACCGAGGCCATGGAGGCGCTTGAGCAGCTGCGTGCGCTTTGGCACGGCCACCGCATCGCCGTCCATGTGACCGAACATGCGCCCGGCCCCGGTGTGGACACCCCGGCCGACCTGGAGCGCGTTCGCTCTCTTTTTCGCTGAACCGCCCATTGGAACTACAGGACATTCCTGATGCCATGCGTCAGCTTGGTGCGGGTTACGCGTGCTATCCTTAAACAATTGAGAGCACAAGACCGGGAGCAGGCACGCCTGCGGCTGTCGTGCCAGCAGATTTCAACATACAGAGGATATCCATGAGACTCATTTTGCTCGGTGCCCCCGGTGCCGGAAAGGGCACGCAAGCCGCGTTCATCTGCCAGAAATACGGTATTCCGCAAATCTCCACCGGTGACATGCTCCGCGCGGCCGTCAAGGCTGGCACGCCGCTGGGCGTGCAGGCCAAGGCCGTGATGGACGCAGGCCAGCTGGTGAGCGACGACCTCATCATCAACCTGGTCAAGGAACGCATTGCCCAGCCCGACTGCGCCAAGGGTTTCCTCTTCGACGGCTTCCCCCGCACCATCCCCCAGGCCGACGCCATGAAGGCGGCCGGCGTGAAGCTTGACTACGTGCTCGAGATCGACGTGCCGTTCGAGGCCATCATCGAACGCATGAGCGGCCGCCGCTCGCACCCGGCTTCGGGCCGCACCTACCACGTCAAGTTCAACCCTCCCAAGGTGGCAGGCAAGGACGACGTGACGGGCGAGGACCTCGTTCAGCGTGACGACGACAAGGAAGAGACCGTGAAAAAACGCCTGGATGTCTATGACGCCCAGACGCGCCCCCTCGTGGACTACTATTCCAACTGGGCCAAGGCCGACGCAGTTGCAGCCCCCAAGTACCGCGCCATCAGCGGCACGGGCACCGTGGAAGAGATCACGGCGCGGGCCCTGGCTGCGCTCGCGAGCTGAAACGTCCGGCCTTGCTTGACGACAGCAAAAACGCCGCATCTGCGGCGTTTTTTTATTGCTGGCCGATGGCGTGGGCTACCTGTACCGGCCCGCGTTGGCCTCCGAGGGCATCGCCCGCAGCGGCCTGTTCTTCGTGCAAGTGACGTGAGCCCAGGCAGCCTCCCCCTCCAGCAGGCACAAACAGCCGCAATACAGAACAGAAGAAAAAAGCATCAAAAGGACACTGAATGAGCCAACGACTGCCC encodes the following:
- a CDS encoding Trm112 family protein codes for the protein MDPKLLELLVCPVTKGPLTYDRDRQELISRSARLAYPVRDGIPVMLENEARELTDDELEA
- the adk gene encoding adenylate kinase, which encodes MRLILLGAPGAGKGTQAAFICQKYGIPQISTGDMLRAAVKAGTPLGVQAKAVMDAGQLVSDDLIINLVKERIAQPDCAKGFLFDGFPRTIPQADAMKAAGVKLDYVLEIDVPFEAIIERMSGRRSHPASGRTYHVKFNPPKVAGKDDVTGEDLVQRDDDKEETVKKRLDVYDAQTRPLVDYYSNWAKADAVAAPKYRAISGTGTVEEITARALAALAS
- the kdsB gene encoding 3-deoxy-manno-octulosonate cytidylyltransferase; this translates as MNTARTTQAPFTVLIPARMASSRLPDKPLADIGGMPMVVRVAQRTMQSGASRSVVAADDQRIVDACALHGVHAILTRADHPSGSDRLAEACEQLGLDGSDIVVNVQGDEPLIDPRLIDSVATILGERTDASMGTAAHAIDSYEDYVNANVVKVVLDAKGLAHYFSRSPIPFARDAAPGTAWWKDTDRLPAAARGMQPLRHIGIYSYRAGFLRQFPQLPAAPTEAMEALEQLRALWHGHRIAVHVTEHAPGPGVDTPADLERVRSLFR
- the lpxK gene encoding tetraacyldisaccharide 4'-kinase, encoding MAGKDASTALRTAWQRRGAVGRLLWPLSLLHRGLVAARRSLYRTGILPSMRMPVPVITVGNVIAGGAGKTPVTIAIARHLKAQGWKPGIVSRGYGRQTQDCRAVTDASTAREVGDEPLLIARATQLPVVVARQRAQAALALLAEHPEVDVILCDDGLQHLALQRDVEICVFNDEGVGNGWLLPAGPLREPWPRNVDLVLYAGRAPGGSAPQFELRRALADEAIDAGGRGVPLSALLARPVAALAGIARPEEFFAMLRARGLVLADTHALPDHSDFSDWQRTGDSTLPLLCTEKDATKLWPIEPRALAVPLLVELPQAFFEALDRILRRYHQPLVNTHE